In Mytilus trossulus isolate FHL-02 chromosome 14, PNRI_Mtr1.1.1.hap1, whole genome shotgun sequence, a genomic segment contains:
- the LOC134697816 gene encoding collagen alpha-3(VI) chain-like encodes MCIVLTKVTKEHNIQIRLIRMEHLFTILCTTLCITLLMNRTLSTKNDITFLVDTTADVAVDEFTQIIDFIYNMTNRLKIGPNDYMVALVTFNTLPKTQFDLNDISDKVSLLDAIMAIKNYSLNGRRETHKALDHIRDNIYISSSGMRTDAQSSLLLITYGQSTSPTNTQFSAFFLKSTVQAIYVIGVGSLMYDPTERTDFSNIASSPENIFYVEEVSNLCNYILNITIKLDLNATQSEVDGCSTKTNTLTTTSLTTTERKSTQLP; translated from the exons ATGTGCATTGTATTAACAAAAGTTACTAAAGAGCATAATATTCAGATCCGATTGATAAGGATGGAACATTTATTCACCATTTTGTGTACCACGCTTTGCATAACGCTGCTTATGAACAGAACACTGTCTACAAAAAATG ATATTACATTTTTGGTTGATACAACTGCTGATGTTGCAGTGGACGAATTCACTCAAATCATAGACTTCATTTACAACATGActaatagattaaaaataggACCGAATGATTATATGGTGGCTCTAGTCACATTTAACACGTTACCAAAGACACAGTTCGATCTTAACGATATAAGTGACAAAGTTAGTTTACTGGATGCAATTATGGCAATCAAGAACTACAGTTTAAATGGTCGTCGTGAAACGCACAAAGCATTAGATCATATTAGagacaatatttatatttcatcatCAGGAATGAGAACAGACGCGCAGTCTTCGTTACTACTAATCACGTATGGACAGTCAACCTCTCCAACAAATACACAATtctctgctttttttttaaaatcaactgTTCAAGCTATTTACGTCATAGGAGTTGGATCACTGATGTATGACCCAACTGAAAGAactgatttttcaaatatagctAGTTCaccagaaaacatattttatgtagAAGAAGTTTCAAATCtgtgcaattatattttaaatataactattAAACTGG atttgaatgCCACACAGTCTGAAGTTGATGGttgttcaacaaaaacaaacactttGACAACAACATCATTAACAACTACAGAAAGGAAAAGCACACAGTTACCA
- the LOC134696585 gene encoding collagen alpha-3(VI) chain-like yields the protein MMLRTTVFLIMFGLLFTNCRGSYKDVIWLLDASSSISATDHALTMSFIYNVTSYLTIGDNDIRMAVVKFDDEANAEFELDDYANKASLLTGINYIAYSQSFVPSRKTMDALTYTKTLYLSIKGGRSDAGKIVIVIESGPSTNTPQTINKANDLRTSYGAEVFAIGIGSDLSKTNDELQGIANDPDSYYVEYIGGFINLCGIVPSIVPKIDNETTVTMVDGCDEWVEPTTTEITSTERMTEAPISQTNEGLDIGAVVGILLACLLILAILACVLYLLYKRKRRKDKKDQIRPEDDIVKAVNEYNDTSLGEKRHMYKRDTTSLSSKTTKAMDKNDTLSSVYENLGERSVTSSIIDVKIPI from the exons ATGATGTTGAGAACAACGGTGTTTCTGATAATGTTTGGACTTTTGTTTACTAACTGTAGAGGATCTTATAAAG ATGTTATTTGGTTGTTAGATGCTTCAAGTTCGATATCAGCAACTGACCATGCATTGACCATGAGTTTCATTTACAATGTGACATCATATCTTACTATTGGCGACAATGACATTCGAATGGCAGTCGTTAAGTTTGATGACGAGGCAAACGCCGAATTTGAGTTAGACGATTATGCTAACAAAGCAAGTCTTCTGACAGGTATAAACTACATAGCATACTCTCAATCATTCGTTCCTTCGAGGAAAACTATGGACGCATTAACATATACGAAAACACTTTACCTTTCCATAAAAGGGGGCCGCAGTGATGCTGGTAAAATTGTTATTGTGATAGAAAGCGGCCCTTCGACTAATACACCTCAAACTATAAACAAAGCAAACGATCTCAGAACATCATATGGAGCAGAAGTATTCGCTATAGGCATAGGTTCAGATTTATCTAAAACAAATGACGAATTGCAGGGAATCGCAAACGATCCCGACTCTTATTATGTTGAATATATTGGTGGATTTATAAATCTTTGTGGAATTGTGCCATCCATTGTACCTAAGATTG ATAATGAAACAACAGTTACAATGGTGGATGGTTGTGATGAGTGGGTAGAGCCAACGACGACAGaaataacttcaacagaaagaaTGACTGAGGCGCCAATTTCCCAAACAAACGAAG gtTTAGATATCGGTGCCGTAGTAGGCATCCTGCTAGCATGTTTACTGATTCTAGCAATTTTAGCTTGCGTATTATACCTCTTGTATAAAAGAAAAAG aagaaaagacaaaaaggACCAGATTCGTCCAGAAGATGATATAGTAAAGGCTGTAAATGAGTACAATGACACAAGTTTAGGAGAAAAGAGACACATGTACAAGAGAGACACTACCAGCCTCAGTTCCAAAACTACTAAAGCAATGGACAAAAATGATACACTGTCTTCAGTGTATGAAAATCTTGGTGAAAGAAGTGTCACATCGTCTATCATTGATGTGAAAATTCCTATATGA
- the LOC134695922 gene encoding uncharacterized protein LOC134695922 → MNLLSFPCFIIFISICLDNCNAYLKCYSCESTNDNRCADYFQLQTYDALECQGTCIKRRGRRSGSGIEITRACVIQTSERCTDTTYDGISVTACTCNSDYCNQATDVHLKFPVLFIAVISTFVFKYLL, encoded by the exons ATGAATTTGCTTTCTTTTCcctgttttatcatattcattaGTATATGTCTGGACAACT GTAATGCCTATTTAAAATGCTACAGCTGTGAGTCTACAAATGACAATCGATGTGCAGATTATTTCCAGCTACAAACATACGATGCATTGGAGTGTCAAGGAACATGTATAAAACGTCGTGGACGAAGGAGTGGGTCTG GAATTGAAATTACAAGAGCATGTGTAATACAGACAAGTGAGCGATGTACGGATACTACATATGATGGTATATCTGTGACAGCATGTACTTGTAACTCAGACTACTGTAACCAAGCAACAGATGTACACCTCAAGTTTCCTGTTCTATTTATAGCTGtgatatcaacatttgtttttaaatatctattatAA